The genomic interval TCGTACCGACCACGCGACGGGTTCATCGACGCCGGCTGGGTGCACTGCATCCGCGCGGGGTACGACGAGTTCGACACCGAGGCGTACGAGGACGCCGGCACGCCCCTGACGAACAGTACGGGAATTCACGACACGACCGTCGGCGAGCTGGTCGTCGGGTACATGGTGATGTTCGCGCGTCGGCTCCACGTCTATCGAGACAAGCAGACCCGTCGCCAGTGGTACGACCCGCCGTACGATCGTCCGTTCACCGTTGATACCGAATCGGTGTGTGTCGTCGGGCTCGGAACGATCGGTCGGGGAGTCGCGACCCGCGCGAGCGCCCTCGGAATGGACGTCGTCGGCGTCCGCCGCTCGGACGCGTCGGTCGAGGGCGTCTCGGCTATCTATCCGCCGGACGAGCTCAACGAGGCGATCGGCGATGCTCGGTTCGTCGTCCTCGCGGTGCCCGATACTCCGGAAACGGAAGGGATGATCTCGACGGCAGAGTTTCAGCACATGCGCTCGGACGCCTACCTCATCAACGTCGCGCGGGGACCCGTCGTCGACGAGGACGCGCTCATCTCCGCCCTCGATGACGGCGTCATCGCCGGCGCCGGACT from Halobaculum halobium carries:
- the ddh gene encoding D-2-hydroxyacid dehydrogenase, producing the protein MDPLERLCVHESVDEKVPIESFAAALDDLPVPVEIVGDDAGLDETDAVASYRPRDGFIDAGWVHCIRAGYDEFDTEAYEDAGTPLTNSTGIHDTTVGELVVGYMVMFARRLHVYRDKQTRRQWYDPPYDRPFTVDTESVCVVGLGTIGRGVATRASALGMDVVGVRRSDASVEGVSAIYPPDELNEAIGDARFVVLAVPDTPETEGMISTAEFQHMRSDAYLINVARGPVVDEDALISALDDGVIAGAGLDVFRTEPLPESSPLWDFEEVIVSPHQGSTTNCYHRDLAELAEEIFRQYQSGEPLRNRVA